A window of the Serinus canaria isolate serCan28SL12 chromosome 20, serCan2020, whole genome shotgun sequence genome harbors these coding sequences:
- the SRSF6 gene encoding serine/arginine-rich splicing factor 6, with the protein MPRVYIGRLSYHVREKDIQRFFSGYGRLLEVDLKNGYGFVEFEDSRDADDAVYELNGKDLCGERVIVEHARGPRRDRDGYSYSSRSGGGGGYSSRRQSGRDKYGPPVRTEFRLIVENLSSRCSWQDLKDFMRQAGEVTYADAHKERTNEGVIEFRSYSDMKRALDKLDGTEINGRKIRLVEDKPRSSHRRSYSGSRSRSRSRRRSRSRSRRSRSSRSRSRSVSKSRSRSKSRSRSKDRSRSRSKSRKSRSKSKSKPKSDRGSRSHSRSKEKSEKSRSRSRSRSRSPKENGKGDAKSKSRSRSRSRSNSPQQQPSAKARSESPPKRAASRSRSRSRSKSRSRSRSSSRD; encoded by the exons ATGCCGCGCGTCTACATCGGCCGCCTGAGCTACCACGTCCGGGAGAAGGACATCCAGCGCTTCTTCAGCGGCTACGGCCGCCTGCTCGAGGTCGATCTCAAAAACGG CTACGGCTTCGTGGAGTTCGAGGACTCCCGCGACGCCGACGATGCCGTGTACGAGCTGAACGGGAAGGACCTGTGCGGGGAGCGGGTTATCGTGGAGCACGCCCGCGGCCCCCGCCGCGACAGGGACGGCTACAGCTACAGCAGCCGCA GTGGGGGTGGTGGCGGATATAGCAGTCGGAGACAATCGGGACGAGATAAATACGGACCGCCCGTTCGTACAGAGTTCAGGCTGATTGTTGAGAACCTTTCCAGTCGCTGTAGTTGGCAGGATTTAAAA GATTTCAtgaggcaggctggggaggTGACCTATGCAGATGCCCACAAAGAACGTACAAATGAAGGAGTGATCGAGTTCCGCTCATACTCAGACATGAAGCGCGCTCTGGACAAGCTGGATGGCACAGAGATAAACGGCAGGAAGATCAGGCTGGTGGAGGACAAGCCACGCTCCAGCCACAGGCGATCCTACTCTGGCAGCAGGTCCAG GTCACGATCCAGGAGACGGTCTAGAAGCAGAAGTCGGAGGAGTCGGAGCAGCCGCAGCAGATCCCGTAGCGTCTCCAAAAGCCGTTCCCG ATCTAAATCCAGGTCACGAAGCAAAGACCGCTCCCGTTCCCGATCCAAAAGCAGGAAGTCCAGATCAAAGAGCAAATCCAAACCCAAGTCTGACAGGGGGTCACGCTCGCACAGCAGATCCAAGGAGAAGTCTGAGAAGTCCCGGTCCAGATCCAGGTCCAGGTCTCGCTCTCCCAAAGAAAATGGTAAAGGGGATGCTAAGTCTAAGTCCAGGTCCAGGAGCAGGTCTCGCTCCAACTCTCCGCAGCAGCAGCCATCTGCCAAGGCTCGCTCCGAGTCACCGCCCAAAAGAGCCGCGTCCAGGTCCCGCTCCAGGTCTCGCTCAAAGTCCCGCTCACGATCAAGATCCAGTTCAAGAGATTAG